A region of Lepeophtheirus salmonis chromosome 13, UVic_Lsal_1.4, whole genome shotgun sequence DNA encodes the following proteins:
- the LOC121127774 gene encoding GTP-binding protein 2, which yields MEALSCLDLFGPCEEKAPKSRMTPRSHTSIDLQHYHQGRLPLSLSEGDFSSLPPEPQEGNIEYKLKLLNPSSDRLKHLITQMKWRLREGEGEAIYEMGVEDNGIMTGLSKKDMEGSLDTLRQMATNLNANIQILRTRTLDNGHSVCEILVRKVPDDRQCIDLRISVLGCVDVGKSTLLGVLTKGQLDNGRGSARLNMFRHLHEIQSGRTSSISHEVLGFDSSGNAVDYGTCNSTEEICEKSTKLLTFIDLAGHKKYFQTTITGLTSHLPNYIMLVVGPGSVKKTKECLGIITALELPFFIVISKADSVSPKALQAIVDALSSLLTSVGIKKIPFFVKSQDDYITAASNMSAGNTISIFATSSVTGAGLDLIKNFFYLLPVEISIKERSKLELQPIEFHIDDIFNVPDVGTVVGGHVYRGLITEDMILKVGPFQDGSFAPVKVTSIKRSHTGCRLVRATQSATLALDISCSSLRKGMVLLDQKTEAQPCQYFQAKVHMLSHSMVIYKGFRCTVHIDNVRQTAIVVGLQNNNNANDDCILALWRFMRNPEFIQVGSRILFVEGSMKGTGKIRKIFPLDQVQFSR from the exons ATGGAAGCATTAAGTTGTCTAGATCTTTTTGGACCCTGTGAGGAGAAGGCTCCAAAGAGCCGAATGACTCCTCGAAGTCATACTTCAATAGACCTTCAGCACTATCATCAAGGAAGATTACCTCTATCCTTGTCCGAAGGGGATTTCTCATCTCTCCCACCCGAACCTCAGGAGGGAAACATTGAATACAAGCTCAAGTTGCTGAACCCAAGTTCGGATCGTCTCAAACATTTAATAACACAAATGAAATGGAGGCTCCGGGAGGGAGAAGGTGAAGCCATTTATGAGATGGGAGTTGAGGATAACGGAATAATGACGGGACTCTCTAAGAAAGATATGGAAGGAAGTCTTGATACACTTCGTCAAATGGCTACGAATTTAAATGCCAACATTCAAATCCTACGAACCCGTACTTTAGATAATGGGCACTCAGTCTGTGAAATTCTGGTACGAAAAGTACCGGATGATCGTCAATGCATTGATTTGAGGATTTCTGTTCTTGGATGCGTAGATGTAGGAAAGTCTACATTGTTGGGTGTACTTACGAAAGGTCAATTGGACAATGGGAGAGGAAGTGCGAGGCTCAACATGTTTCGTCATCTCCATGAAATACAATCAGGAAGAACGTCATCCATTTCGCATGAGGTTTTGGGATTTGATTCAAGTGGTAATGCTGTGGATTATGGTACATGTAACAGCACTGAAGAAATCTGTGAAAAGTCAACTAAACTCCTTACCTTTATCGATCTTGCGGGtcacaaaaagtattttcaaacaACCATAACTGGTCTAACTAGTCATCTGCCTAATTACATCATGCTCGTGGTGGGACCTGGGTCTGTTAAAAAGACAAAAGAATGCCTGGGTATCATCACTGCTCTAGAATTGCCGTTTTTTATTGTCATAAGTAAGGCAGACTCTGTTTCACCAAAGGCTCTTCAGGCCATAGTTGATGCTCTTTCTTCACTTTTGACTTCTGTTGGTATCAAGAAAATACCCTTCTTTGTTAAATCTCAAGATGATTATATTACTGCAGCTTCAAATATGTCTGCTGGTAATACCATTTCAATCTTTGCAACAAGTTCCGTAACTGGGGCTGGTCTagatttgatcaaaaatttcttttacCTCCTCCCAGttgaaataagtataaaagAGAGAAGTAAGTTGGAGCTTCAGCCAATTGAGTTTCATATTGATGATATCTTTAATGTTCCGGATGTTGGAACAGTGGTTGGAGGTCATGTATATCGAGGTCTCATTACAGAGGACATGATCCTAAAAGTGGGCCCCTTCCAAGATGGTAGCTTTGCTCCTGTTAAAGTTACATCTATTAAGCGTTCTCATACTGGTTGTCGTCTTGTTAGAGCAACTCAAAGTGCAACTCTTGCTTTGGATATATCGTGTAGCTCACTACGGAAAGGAATGGTCCTATTAGATCAAAAAACTGAGGCTCAACCATGTCAATACTTTcag GCAAAAGTGCATATGTTATCGCATTCCATGGTCATATACAAAGGATTCAGGTGTACAGTTCACATCGATAATGTTCGTCAAACTGCTATTGTTGTAGGacttcaaaataataacaacgcAAACGATGATTGTATTTTAGCCCTTTGGAGGTTTATGAGAAACCCCGAGTTTATTCAAGTAGGGTCACGCATTCTATTTGTTGAGGGATCAATGAAAGGTACGGGAAAGATAAGAAAAATCTTTCCCCTTGATCAAGTTCAATTTTCtcgttaa